Part of the Meiothermus sp. QL-1 genome is shown below.
TTTTGCTCGAGCAGCCCCAGGCCTTTTTCTACGCCCAGGTTATGCTCTGGGGCATCGCCCTGCTGATGGCCAACGGGTTTCTCATCCTTATGCTTGGTTTTATGCACAACGGTGCCGTTCCCCGGCGCCAGGCCCGGCCCTTTGTGCGCCTGGCGCTGGGGCTTGGTTTTTTTACCGCCCTCGTCTATGTCCTGACCCACACCACAGGGCTGCCCGCCCCGAGCCCGGTGGGCTGGGTGCTGGGCGACCCCCAGCCTGCCGATGCGGTCGGGGTTTTGATCCTATTGGCGCTTTTGGTGCAGGTGGTCCTGGCCGTGCGCTGGCAGGCGGAGGCCCCCGCGTCCTGAGTATGTGCTAGGATAAAAAGCCGTGACGACGGTCTCGGGGGGGCGCTGGGTCGCCGAGATTTACGGCTGCAACCTGGAGGTTCTGGAAAACCCTCGGCTGGTCGAGGTGGCGCTGAAGGACGCGGTCCTGAAGCTGGGTGCACCGCCCAACAGCGTTCAGTCCACGGTCTACAAGTTCTACCCCCAAGGCCTCTCGGCCGCAGTGCTTTCCCCGGTGGCCGCGGTGATGATTCACACCTGGCCCGAGGACAACGCCTCGGCCACCCTGGACCTTTACTTCTACAAGCCCGACGTGGACCCCGACTCGGTATTGCGGGGGCTGGCCCGGGCCTTTGGGGCCCGTGAGGAGTCGGCCTTCCGCTTCTGGCGGGGGGGCGAGCGGGAGATAAAGCGTAGGAGGCAGTGAGTCCGGGGCGGTTTCAGGAGGTTTGTGGCTATGGACTACGGCATGTACTACCTCGAGCGGGTAACCCCTTACGAAAGCATCCTGCGCCGGATGGAACGGGTGCTGGCCTCCGGGCGCACCCGCTATCAGGACTACTTCATTTTCGAGACCAGGGCCTTCGGCAAGGTGCTGGTGCTGGATAAGGATGTGCAGTCCACCGAGCGCGACGAGTACATCTACCACGAGACCCTGGTGCACCCGGCCCTGCTGGCCCACCCAAAGCCCCGCTCGGTCTTCATCGTGGGGGGCGGTGAGGGGGCCACTTTGCGCGAGGTGCTCAAGCATCCCACAGTGGAGCGGGCGGTGATGTGCGATATCGACGAGGAGCTGGTGGCCATGGCCCGGCAGCACCTGCCGGAGTGGCACCAGGGGGCCTTCGACGACCCCCGCGCCCAGGTGGTTCACGCCGACGCGCGGGCCTGGCTCGAGCAGCACCCCGAGACCTACGACGTAATCCTGGTCGACCTCAACGATCCGGTGGGCGAGGACAACCCGGCCCGGATGCTCTACACGGTGGAGTTTTACGAGATTATCAAGCGCCGGCTCAACCCGGGCGGCCTCATGGCCATGCAGGCCGGCATGATCCTTCTCACCCACCACCGCATGCACCCGGTGGCGCACCACACCGTCCGCCAGGTCTTCCGCCACACCCGCAGCTACCACAACTTCATCCCTGGCTTCATGCTCGACTTCGGCTTCATCGTGGCCTCGGACGCGGTGGACATCGCTGGTCTGAGCGAGGGCACCCTGGAGGCCCGCATCCTGGAGCGGGGGCTGGCCCTAAGGCACCTGGACGCTGCCTACCTCGAGGCCCTCTTCGTGCTGCCCAAGGACCTCAAAGAGGCCATCGCCCAGGAGACCATCATCTCGCGCGACGCCGCCCCTTTCTGGCTCACCGACCAGGGCCAGGCCCGTCAGTAATCCAGCACCATTTTCATGCGGGGGGCCGCGTAAAATGCAACCTATGCAGCGAACCTTGTTTTTTGCGGTGGCGGCCGTGGCCCTGGTGGTGGCGGCGGTCCTGTTCGTGGTGCTGCGCCCCAAGCCTGCTTCTGGGGCCTTAGATGCAGCCAGGGGCGCCCGCTTCGCAATTGGCAACCCTGAGGCCAAGGTGGTGGTGGTGGACTTCTCCAACTACCTCTGCGGCCACTGCCGCGACCACGCGGGCGAGGTCTTTCCCCT
Proteins encoded:
- the speE gene encoding polyamine aminopropyltransferase, which translates into the protein MDYGMYYLERVTPYESILRRMERVLASGRTRYQDYFIFETRAFGKVLVLDKDVQSTERDEYIYHETLVHPALLAHPKPRSVFIVGGGEGATLREVLKHPTVERAVMCDIDEELVAMARQHLPEWHQGAFDDPRAQVVHADARAWLEQHPETYDVILVDLNDPVGEDNPARMLYTVEFYEIIKRRLNPGGLMAMQAGMILLTHHRMHPVAHHTVRQVFRHTRSYHNFIPGFMLDFGFIVASDAVDIAGLSEGTLEARILERGLALRHLDAAYLEALFVLPKDLKEAIAQETIISRDAAPFWLTDQGQARQ
- a CDS encoding S-adenosylmethionine decarboxylase family protein is translated as MTTVSGGRWVAEIYGCNLEVLENPRLVEVALKDAVLKLGAPPNSVQSTVYKFYPQGLSAAVLSPVAAVMIHTWPEDNASATLDLYFYKPDVDPDSVLRGLARAFGAREESAFRFWRGGEREIKRRRQ